The following proteins are co-located in the Rippkaea orientalis PCC 8801 genome:
- a CDS encoding DUF3172 domain-containing protein — MARRPPRDYPPRSNPPRYSSDSQLGSKINYGMIGLLAGIFVLGIGVGIGFSSTASFDPQNVASREVIDRSAPNAELCVQFGASAIVTDMRVFITLNPFSVFVTQPSMQPGCVLRRANIGLLEQQRLVTAEQLRDCKNRMNTFGFTGSLESKPNIACIYPNEAAGNLFLNPAGSVNPRSETDNF, encoded by the coding sequence ATGGCTCGTAGACCTCCCCGCGACTATCCCCCCCGTTCTAACCCTCCTCGCTATTCTTCTGATTCTCAATTAGGATCTAAGATTAATTATGGGATGATTGGCCTGTTGGCTGGAATTTTCGTTCTCGGTATTGGTGTGGGTATTGGTTTTAGTTCTACCGCTAGTTTTGACCCCCAAAACGTGGCCTCACGGGAGGTTATTGACAGAAGTGCCCCCAATGCTGAATTGTGTGTTCAATTTGGGGCGAGTGCCATCGTCACGGATATGCGGGTATTTATTACCTTGAACCCTTTTAGTGTCTTTGTCACTCAACCTTCGATGCAACCAGGATGTGTCTTGCGTCGTGCTAATATTGGTCTTCTGGAACAACAAAGATTAGTGACAGCAGAACAGTTGAGAGATTGTAAAAATCGAATGAATACCTTTGGTTTTACGGGCTCTCTAGAAAGTAAACCGAACATTGCTTGTATTTATCCTAATGAGGCTGCGGGAAACCTATTTTTAAACCCGGCTGGTTCAGTTAACCCTCGTTCAGAAACCGATAATTTTTAA
- a CDS encoding LL-diaminopimelate aminotransferase yields MATINDNYLKLKAGYLFPEIARRVKTFAEANPDAKIIKLGIGDVTEPLPEACRTAMIKAIEDMGDRGTFKGYGPEQGYEWLREKIATHDFQARNCDVDASEIFVSDGAKCDTGNILDIFGKNNKIAVTDPVYPVYVDTNVMAGHTGEVNDKGEYEGLVYLPINAENNFIAEIPSQKVDIIYLCFPNNPTGATATKDYLKNWVDYAKANGSIIFFDAAYEAFITDSSLPHSIYEIEGARDCAIEFRSFSKNAGFTGTRCALTVVPKTLTAKASDGSDVELWKLWNRRQSTKFNGVSYIVQRGAEAVYSEAGKAQVQALISFYLENAQIICDKLKGAGFEVYGGVNAPYIWLKTPHNLSSWDFFDKLLQTANVVGTPGSGFGAAGEGYFRISAFNSRENVLEAMKRITSQFHL; encoded by the coding sequence ATGGCAACCATTAACGACAATTATCTCAAACTTAAAGCAGGATATCTTTTTCCGGAAATTGCAAGACGGGTTAAAACCTTCGCAGAAGCCAACCCCGATGCTAAAATTATTAAACTGGGAATCGGAGATGTGACCGAACCCTTGCCTGAAGCCTGTCGTACTGCTATGATTAAGGCTATTGAAGATATGGGCGATCGCGGAACGTTCAAAGGCTATGGACCAGAACAGGGTTATGAGTGGTTACGCGAAAAAATCGCTACCCATGACTTTCAAGCCAGAAACTGCGATGTAGATGCCTCAGAAATCTTCGTCTCCGACGGCGCAAAATGCGATACAGGCAACATTCTCGACATTTTTGGCAAAAATAACAAAATTGCAGTTACAGACCCTGTATACCCCGTTTATGTGGATACGAATGTGATGGCTGGCCATACGGGGGAAGTTAATGACAAGGGAGAATATGAAGGCTTAGTTTATTTACCCATTAATGCTGAAAATAACTTTATTGCGGAGATTCCTAGCCAAAAAGTTGATATTATCTATCTCTGTTTCCCGAATAATCCCACAGGAGCAACCGCAACGAAAGATTATCTTAAAAATTGGGTAGACTATGCTAAGGCTAATGGGTCAATTATTTTCTTTGATGCTGCCTATGAAGCGTTTATTACTGATAGTAGTTTACCCCATTCTATCTACGAAATTGAGGGAGCTAGAGATTGTGCGATCGAATTTCGGTCTTTTTCCAAAAATGCCGGATTTACGGGGACTCGTTGCGCTTTAACCGTCGTTCCCAAAACCTTAACAGCTAAAGCTTCCGATGGGTCTGATGTAGAATTGTGGAAACTCTGGAACCGCCGTCAGTCTACCAAGTTTAATGGAGTCTCCTATATTGTACAACGGGGAGCGGAAGCGGTTTATTCTGAGGCAGGAAAAGCGCAAGTTCAGGCATTAATTAGCTTTTATTTGGAAAACGCCCAAATTATCTGCGATAAACTGAAAGGGGCAGGGTTTGAGGTGTATGGTGGGGTGAATGCGCCCTATATTTGGTTAAAAACGCCTCATAATCTCTCTAGTTGGGATTTCTTTGATAAATTGCTACAAACGGCCAATGTGGTGGGGACTCCAGGGTCTGGGTTTGGTGCAGCCGGAGAGGGTTATTTCCGTATTTCTGCCTTTAATAGTCGGGAAAATGTCCTAGAAGCCATGAAACGTATTACAAGTCAGTTTCATCTTTAA
- a CDS encoding RidA family protein — protein MTNHRIIRTEQAPAPVGPYNQAIAATGQLLFVAGQIPLNPETGEIVGTGDIIAQTRQVMANLEAILKAAGTKWDKVVKTTVFLTDLGNFSSMNQVYAQYFSEEIAPARACVEVSRLPKDVLVEIDCIAVID, from the coding sequence ATGACTAATCATCGCATCATTCGGACGGAACAAGCTCCGGCTCCTGTGGGTCCCTATAATCAAGCGATCGCAGCAACAGGCCAATTGCTCTTTGTCGCTGGACAAATTCCCCTTAATCCTGAAACGGGCGAAATTGTGGGGACAGGAGATATTATTGCTCAAACACGGCAGGTTATGGCTAATCTCGAAGCTATTTTAAAGGCTGCTGGAACTAAGTGGGATAAGGTAGTTAAAACAACGGTTTTTCTCACGGATTTAGGCAATTTTTCTAGCATGAATCAAGTTTATGCTCAATATTTTAGTGAGGAAATCGCTCCGGCTCGCGCCTGTGTTGAGGTTTCTCGTTTACCGAAGGATGTGTTAGTGGAAATTGATTGTATTGCGGTTATTGATTAA
- a CDS encoding prohibitin family protein, with the protein MNRQSAPSLQSLFGGIIAALLVVISFNSFVVINPGQAGVLSILGKAQDGALLEGIHFKPPLVSTVDIYDVTVQKFEVPAQSATKDLQDLTASFAINFRLDPLQVVDIRRTQGTLQNIVAKIIAPQTQESFKIAAAKRTVEQSITQRTELKQDFDDALNARLAKYGIIVLDTSVIDLTFSPEFARAVEEKQIAEQRAQRAVYIAQEAEQQAQADVNRAKGKAEAQRLLAETLKAQGGELVLQKEAIEAWREGGAKMPNVLVMGGESHGGGVPFLFNLSNVETQ; encoded by the coding sequence GTGAATCGTCAATCAGCCCCTAGCTTACAATCCCTATTTGGTGGTATTATTGCCGCCTTACTGGTGGTGATTAGCTTTAACTCATTTGTGGTGATCAACCCTGGACAAGCAGGGGTTTTGAGTATTTTAGGAAAAGCCCAAGATGGGGCATTATTAGAAGGAATCCATTTTAAACCCCCCCTCGTTTCCACCGTTGATATTTATGATGTAACGGTGCAAAAATTTGAAGTACCTGCCCAAAGTGCGACCAAAGATTTACAGGATCTCACCGCTAGTTTTGCCATTAATTTCCGTCTTGATCCCCTACAAGTCGTTGATATTCGACGAACACAAGGAACCCTACAAAATATCGTAGCGAAAATTATTGCCCCCCAAACGCAAGAGTCGTTTAAAATCGCTGCTGCTAAACGAACCGTAGAACAGTCGATTACTCAACGAACTGAACTCAAACAAGACTTTGATGATGCCCTCAACGCTCGCCTCGCTAAATATGGCATTATTGTTCTAGATACCAGTGTAATTGATCTAACTTTTTCTCCTGAATTTGCCCGCGCCGTTGAAGAAAAACAAATCGCTGAACAACGGGCACAACGGGCGGTTTATATTGCCCAAGAAGCGGAACAACAGGCACAAGCTGATGTTAACCGCGCTAAAGGTAAAGCCGAAGCACAACGGTTATTAGCTGAAACCTTAAAGGCACAAGGTGGGGAATTAGTCCTACAAAAAGAAGCGATCGAAGCGTGGCGAGAAGGCGGCGCGAAAATGCCCAATGTGTTAGTGATGGGAGGCGAAAGTCACGGAGGAGGCGTACCTTTTCTGTTTAACCTTAGCAATGTAGAAACGCAATAG